A window of the Sporosarcina sp. FSL K6-2383 genome harbors these coding sequences:
- a CDS encoding DUF47 domain-containing protein, with the protein MLKPRKTDPFFTALLTIAENVQEAVHYADNFKVVTVADLKEVSIKLKNYETEGDTLIHELISKLNKSFMTPIEREDILQLAIKMDDVLDGIEHFAAHLEMFSLTEIDEYVQKFMENIVKSTDEIVKAMQLLARKKLEAMRDHAVLIKEYERICDEVFRTSIKQLFINEKDPIRIIQFKDIYEQLEDIADYCQDVANTIETIIMRNA; encoded by the coding sequence ATGTTAAAACCACGTAAAACCGATCCTTTTTTCACAGCACTGTTAACAATTGCAGAAAATGTGCAAGAAGCGGTCCATTATGCAGACAACTTTAAAGTAGTCACTGTCGCTGACTTGAAAGAAGTAAGCATTAAGCTCAAGAATTATGAGACAGAAGGTGACACACTTATTCACGAGCTCATTTCAAAGCTCAATAAATCGTTCATGACACCAATTGAACGGGAAGACATTTTACAGTTGGCTATTAAGATGGACGATGTCCTCGATGGCATCGAGCATTTTGCAGCCCATCTTGAAATGTTCTCTCTTACCGAAATTGACGAGTATGTGCAAAAATTCATGGAAAATATCGTGAAAAGTACTGATGAAATTGTAAAAGCTATGCAATTACTTGCAAGAAAAAAACTGGAAGCGATGCGTGACCACGCCGTGCTTATCAAAGAGTATGAACGGATTTGCGACGAAGTATTTCGTACCTCCATCAAACAGCTTTTTATTAATGAAAAAGACCCAATTCGCATAATCCAGTTCAAAGACATTTACGAACAACTTGAAGATATTGCGGATTACTGCCAAGACGTTGCCAATACAATTGAAACAATCATTATGCGCAACGCGTAA
- a CDS encoding cold-shock protein, whose translation MEQGKVKWFNAEKGFGFIEREDGDDVFVHFSAIQGEGFKSLEEGQDVTFEIEQGQRGLQATNVNKN comes from the coding sequence ATGGAACAAGGTAAAGTAAAATGGTTTAACGCAGAAAAAGGTTTTGGCTTCATCGAACGTGAAGATGGCGACGACGTATTCGTACACTTCTCAGCTATTCAAGGAGAAGGCTTCAAGTCTCTTGAAGAAGGCCAAGATGTAACGTTTGAAATCGAGCAAGGCCAACGTGGTCTTCAAGCTACAAACGTTAACAAAAACTAA
- a CDS encoding inorganic phosphate transporter, with the protein MDTILFLTILVVVFALAFDFINGFHDTANAIATSVSTRALKPRTAIFMAAIMNFVGALTFTGVAKTISKDIVDPFVLTNGSLIILAALTSAIAWNLITWYFGIPSSSSHALIGSIAGAAISAAGFGILNYEGFLKILQALLISPFLALAVGFLMMSLFKVLFKNRNLFKANTRFRYLQIGTAALQAFTHGTNDAQKAMGIITMALISANLQTGDDIQLWVRIAAATAMGLGTAIGGYKIIKTVGSKITKIRPVNGAAADLSSAMIIFGATLIHLPVSTTHVISSAIMGSGAAQRVKGVNWGVAKKIVMTWIITLPISATLAAIVYQVLNLFF; encoded by the coding sequence ATGGATACAATTCTTTTCCTCACGATACTGGTCGTTGTTTTTGCGCTCGCTTTTGATTTCATCAACGGATTTCATGATACAGCAAACGCCATTGCGACATCCGTTTCCACACGTGCATTAAAACCGAGGACCGCTATTTTTATGGCAGCTATTATGAACTTTGTCGGTGCACTCACATTTACCGGCGTAGCAAAAACCATTTCCAAAGATATCGTCGATCCATTCGTTCTGACAAATGGTTCGCTCATTATCTTGGCAGCTCTTACATCCGCAATCGCTTGGAATTTGATTACATGGTATTTCGGAATTCCATCCAGCTCATCACATGCACTAATCGGATCTATCGCTGGAGCAGCTATTTCTGCAGCTGGATTCGGTATTTTAAATTACGAAGGCTTTTTGAAAATATTACAGGCGCTTCTCATTTCCCCGTTCCTCGCGCTTGCAGTCGGCTTCCTCATGATGTCGTTGTTCAAGGTTTTATTTAAAAACAGGAATTTGTTTAAAGCAAATACACGATTTCGCTATCTACAGATCGGAACGGCTGCACTGCAAGCCTTCACGCACGGTACGAACGATGCACAAAAAGCAATGGGGATTATAACAATGGCGCTTATCTCAGCTAATTTACAGACTGGGGACGATATTCAGCTTTGGGTCCGTATTGCCGCAGCAACTGCGATGGGGCTCGGAACGGCAATCGGTGGGTATAAAATTATCAAGACTGTCGGCAGTAAGATTACGAAGATTCGTCCTGTGAATGGAGCGGCAGCTGACTTATCATCTGCTATGATTATTTTCGGAGCGACACTTATCCACTTACCTGTTAGTACAACCCATGTTATTTCTTCAGCAATCATGGGATCAGGGGCGGCTCAACGAGTTAAAGGCGTTAACTGGGGCGTTGCTAAAAAAATTGTTATGACATGGATCATTACATTGCCAATTTCAGCAACACTTGCTGCGATTGTCTATCAGGTTCTTAATTTGTTTTTTTAA
- a CDS encoding FtsX-like permease family protein, with product MQFNDQIDFVRQHIKKNKMRVFMTVLAATMGTAFLIVLASVGFGLHETIRDGMLSNRLITEIQVHGMDDEQRPENNIESLQKNEHVKAVVNRQYMGASQGSILKEYMGNHKLVVTDFAEERKVGFELEEGRLPEKMTEVVVGSDFGAFLMREQEVDEEDVETYEGNLIGEQFMYQIGEAEEKLTLTIVGIGTNPSKEWVQDNQVYIDASAKPELERIYAASLEGGTSEEEYELFYGDTNVYVDKLENVKAVSENLRDEGYYVYSVADELEQLDVFFLALKAGLVFVGTIAILIASIGIFNTMTMAVTERTREIGVMKAIGANPKLIQRLFLMESAWIGIVGTVLAVIISYGVSAVSNYVLPIIVSAALGEEDFGSMTVTFSVIPWQLVVIASTISIGVAMISGWRPARKATKIDVINALRQEL from the coding sequence GTGCAATTTAATGACCAAATTGATTTCGTACGACAGCATATTAAGAAAAACAAAATGCGTGTTTTTATGACAGTGCTTGCAGCAACGATGGGAACAGCATTTTTAATTGTGCTGGCATCAGTCGGATTCGGGCTACATGAAACCATTCGCGATGGCATGCTATCCAATCGCTTAATTACGGAAATTCAAGTACATGGAATGGATGACGAGCAAAGGCCAGAAAATAATATAGAATCTTTGCAAAAAAATGAACATGTGAAAGCAGTTGTCAATCGCCAATACATGGGCGCAAGCCAGGGGTCGATATTGAAAGAGTATATGGGGAATCATAAGCTCGTAGTGACGGACTTCGCAGAAGAAAGGAAAGTTGGCTTTGAGCTGGAAGAGGGACGTTTACCAGAAAAGATGACAGAGGTTGTGGTAGGCAGCGATTTCGGGGCATTTTTAATGCGGGAACAAGAGGTGGATGAAGAGGACGTTGAAACGTATGAAGGGAATCTGATAGGTGAGCAGTTTATGTACCAGATTGGAGAGGCAGAGGAAAAACTCACTCTTACGATTGTTGGAATTGGGACGAACCCTTCAAAAGAGTGGGTGCAGGATAACCAAGTATATATAGACGCTTCCGCTAAGCCGGAGCTTGAACGTATTTACGCTGCTAGTCTGGAAGGAGGAACTTCCGAAGAGGAGTATGAACTATTTTATGGCGATACGAATGTGTATGTCGATAAATTGGAGAATGTAAAGGCTGTTTCGGAGAATCTAAGGGACGAAGGCTATTATGTCTATTCCGTTGCGGATGAATTAGAGCAGTTGGACGTCTTTTTCTTAGCACTGAAAGCGGGGCTTGTATTCGTCGGGACCATTGCGATTCTCATTGCGTCCATTGGTATCTTTAACACAATGACGATGGCGGTGACAGAGCGCACACGTGAAATTGGCGTAATGAAAGCGATTGGAGCGAATCCGAAATTGATTCAACGACTGTTCCTAATGGAAAGTGCTTGGATTGGTATCGTTGGAACGGTGCTTGCGGTCATTATTTCATACGGCGTAAGCGCTGTGTCGAATTATGTATTGCCAATCATTGTTTCAGCTGCACTTGGTGAGGAGGATTTCGGGAGTATGACAGTGACGTTTTCGGTCATTCCGTGGCAGCTTGTTGTCATTGCATCGACCATTAGTATTGGAGTAGCAATGATTTCAGGATGGCGTCCTGCGCGCAAGGCAACGAAAATAGATGTCATTAATGCGCTAAGGCAAGAGTTGTAA
- a CDS encoding HD-GYP domain-containing protein — translation MITQSKKSFVNYSKEGNPTLRLSSVEIILLGRWKGLSNALLTLHKNQFFMAKYNEERFKSETYMLLEGVVEMEVSGYRRVVEIGEVIDASSYKETVSFYGETEATFLMKIDAEAYEEHFFEMQMLQKEAEEIESLDGYTYHHCDRIKNYTIEVWKHLDMPGDTQSLIVLRWGAYFHDVGKRMVPIEILNKPGKLTAEEWKIMKTHTTEGAKIMREHSVEWLKDAAHIVEQHHERHDGKGYPYGLKGNEISLEAAIVSVVDAFDAMTTDRPYKKAYPIKEAVDELKAGKGTQFNPKVVDAFIEILESKQFKWK, via the coding sequence ATGATAACCCAATCAAAAAAGTCATTTGTTAATTATTCAAAAGAAGGAAATCCAACTTTGCGTCTTAGCTCGGTTGAAATTATTTTGCTCGGAAGGTGGAAAGGGTTGTCAAATGCCCTTCTAACATTACATAAAAACCAGTTTTTTATGGCGAAGTATAACGAAGAACGCTTCAAAAGTGAAACCTACATGCTATTAGAAGGTGTTGTAGAAATGGAGGTATCTGGGTATCGCCGTGTGGTGGAGATTGGTGAGGTAATCGATGCTTCTTCCTATAAAGAGACTGTATCCTTTTATGGAGAAACAGAAGCTACTTTTTTAATGAAAATAGATGCAGAGGCTTATGAGGAACATTTTTTTGAAATGCAGATGCTTCAAAAAGAAGCTGAAGAAATTGAGTCATTAGACGGTTACACATACCATCATTGTGATCGTATTAAAAACTATACAATTGAAGTATGGAAGCATTTAGATATGCCCGGGGATACCCAAAGTCTTATTGTGCTAAGATGGGGCGCCTATTTTCATGATGTAGGCAAGCGTATGGTGCCTATTGAAATATTAAATAAGCCTGGTAAATTGACGGCAGAAGAGTGGAAAATTATGAAGACTCATACAACGGAAGGCGCCAAAATCATGCGTGAGCATTCTGTTGAATGGTTAAAGGATGCTGCACATATTGTTGAACAGCATCATGAAAGACATGATGGAAAAGGCTATCCGTATGGTTTAAAGGGCAACGAAATCTCATTGGAAGCGGCTATTGTTTCAGTCGTTGACGCTTTTGACGCCATGACAACTGACCGCCCCTATAAAAAAGCTTATCCGATAAAAGAAGCTGTGGACGAGCTGAAGGCTGGCAAAGGGACTCAGTTTAATCCCAAAGTAGTCGATGCATTTATTGAAATATTGGAAAGTAAGCAGTTTAAGTGGAAGTAA
- a CDS encoding ABC transporter ATP-binding protein, whose product MISIRNLNHSFKIGKKGKEKRVPVLKGLTFNVAEGEIVSIVGKSGSGKSTLLHIMAGFLTPESGEIIIKGVETSTFNELESAKFRLDHFGFVFQNFQLMPGLTAFENVELPLKLKGINKSERRKKVKDLMQSVGLTDVQDHYPNELSGGQQQRVSIARALITDPPVIFADEPTGSLDSETEQDVLLLIQSLNQTRGITFVIITHDDEVAQTANRVYRMHDGELTEGGVQRAI is encoded by the coding sequence ATGATTAGTATAAGGAATTTAAATCATTCATTCAAGATCGGTAAGAAGGGGAAGGAGAAGCGTGTGCCAGTTCTAAAAGGGCTAACGTTTAATGTAGCGGAAGGTGAAATCGTATCGATTGTTGGCAAGAGTGGATCTGGAAAGTCGACGCTTCTTCACATTATGGCAGGATTTCTGACGCCAGAAAGTGGGGAAATCATCATCAAAGGTGTGGAAACATCTACATTTAACGAATTGGAAAGTGCTAAGTTTAGACTCGATCATTTCGGCTTTGTCTTTCAAAACTTTCAGCTCATGCCTGGTCTAACCGCATTTGAAAATGTTGAATTGCCATTGAAACTGAAGGGAATCAATAAAAGTGAACGGCGGAAGAAAGTGAAGGATCTCATGCAAAGTGTTGGCTTGACGGATGTACAAGATCACTATCCAAATGAATTATCGGGAGGTCAACAGCAACGTGTCAGCATTGCACGTGCACTTATCACTGATCCACCTGTCATTTTTGCAGACGAACCGACAGGAAGCCTAGATTCAGAAACGGAGCAGGACGTTTTACTCCTTATTCAGTCGCTGAATCAAACAAGGGGCATCACGTTTGTCATCATTACGCATGACGATGAAGTGGCTCAAACAGCTAACCGTGTGTATAGAATGCATGATGGTGAATTAACAGAAGGTGGTGTGCAACGTGCAATTTAA
- a CDS encoding NUDIX hydrolase has product MDYIQTMRKMIGKEQLLTVGCGVIITNEDGILLQHRTDEDNWCIPGGVMEPGETFEETAIREAYEETGLHVEGLQLFGLYSGESCYVTYPNGDQVYSVQVIFHTNHYQGELRQGGAESKAHRFYSKDNLPANLNPRQKAFIQDWAHEKKLPVMR; this is encoded by the coding sequence ATGGACTACATACAAACAATGAGAAAAATGATTGGCAAGGAACAACTTTTAACAGTGGGCTGTGGCGTCATTATTACGAATGAGGATGGAATTTTACTTCAACACCGTACAGATGAAGATAATTGGTGTATCCCAGGTGGCGTCATGGAACCAGGGGAAACATTTGAAGAGACGGCCATACGGGAGGCTTACGAAGAAACGGGATTGCATGTGGAAGGGTTGCAGTTGTTTGGTCTTTATTCCGGAGAGTCCTGTTATGTCACGTATCCGAATGGCGATCAAGTATACAGTGTGCAAGTTATTTTTCATACGAATCACTATCAAGGAGAGCTCAGGCAGGGTGGCGCTGAAAGCAAAGCACATCGTTTTTACAGCAAAGATAACTTACCGGCAAACTTAAATCCGAGACAAAAAGCATTCATCCAGGACTGGGCGCATGAAAAAAAGTTGCCGGTCATGAGATAA
- a CDS encoding flotillin family protein yields the protein MDMGIWIALGVVAFVLLAVILVYVSKYKTVGPDEALIVTGSYLGTKNVHTDESGNRIKIIRGGGTFVLPVFQQATPLSLLSSKLEVTTPEVYTEQGVPVMADGTAIIKIGGSISEIATAAEQFLGKSKIDRENEAKEVLEGHLRSILGSMTVEEIYKNRDMFSQEVQRVASQDLSKMGLIIVSFTIKDVRDKNGYLDSLGKPRIAQVKRDADIATVEAEKETRIKNAEASKEAQKAEIERATEIAEAEKENLLKVAEYRREQDVAKARADQAYELQTAVSKQEVMEQEMQVQIIERQKQIELEEKEILRREKQYDSEVKKKADADRYAIEQNAEAEKSKQITEADAEKYRIEARAAADAEKVRLDGQAKADSQRAQGESEADIIRLKGLAEAEAKRKIAEAFEQYGQAAMLDMIVNMLPEYAREIASPLSNIDKITVVDTGGGEGGGANKVTSYATNLMSTLQETLKASSGIDVKEMLENYSGKGTIRPSIDQLTDEVKAANAKQLVEQEVVADKFE from the coding sequence ATGGATATGGGAATTTGGATTGCGCTTGGAGTTGTAGCATTTGTTTTGTTGGCAGTCATTCTTGTTTATGTATCGAAGTATAAGACAGTTGGACCAGATGAAGCACTAATTGTGACAGGTAGTTATTTAGGAACAAAAAATGTACATACGGATGAGTCAGGTAATCGCATTAAAATCATCCGTGGTGGCGGGACGTTCGTGCTACCCGTGTTCCAACAAGCGACACCACTTAGCTTATTATCAAGCAAGCTGGAAGTGACGACGCCGGAGGTCTACACGGAGCAAGGTGTTCCGGTTATGGCTGATGGAACAGCAATTATTAAAATTGGTGGTTCAATCTCAGAAATTGCGACAGCTGCCGAACAGTTTTTAGGAAAATCAAAGATTGACCGTGAAAACGAAGCAAAGGAAGTATTAGAAGGTCATTTGCGTTCGATTTTGGGTTCCATGACCGTTGAAGAGATTTATAAAAATCGAGATATGTTTTCACAAGAAGTACAACGTGTGGCTTCGCAGGATTTATCAAAAATGGGGCTCATTATCGTTTCGTTTACAATTAAAGATGTACGTGATAAAAACGGTTACCTTGACTCACTTGGGAAGCCGCGTATTGCTCAAGTAAAACGTGATGCAGATATCGCAACAGTTGAAGCAGAAAAAGAAACGCGTATTAAAAATGCAGAAGCCTCTAAAGAAGCACAAAAAGCAGAAATTGAGCGTGCGACTGAAATTGCAGAAGCAGAAAAAGAGAATCTGTTGAAAGTGGCAGAGTACCGTCGTGAGCAGGACGTAGCGAAAGCGCGTGCTGACCAAGCGTATGAATTACAGACAGCAGTCTCCAAGCAGGAAGTTATGGAACAGGAAATGCAAGTTCAGATTATTGAGCGTCAAAAGCAAATCGAGCTAGAAGAGAAAGAGATTTTACGTCGTGAGAAGCAATATGATTCAGAAGTGAAGAAAAAAGCGGATGCGGATCGTTATGCGATTGAGCAAAATGCAGAAGCTGAAAAATCAAAACAAATTACGGAGGCAGACGCAGAAAAGTACCGTATTGAAGCGCGTGCGGCGGCAGATGCAGAAAAAGTTCGTCTTGATGGGCAGGCGAAAGCTGATTCTCAGCGTGCACAAGGGGAATCGGAAGCGGATATTATTCGTCTGAAAGGTCTTGCAGAAGCCGAAGCGAAACGCAAAATCGCTGAAGCCTTCGAACAATACGGGCAAGCAGCAATGCTGGATATGATCGTGAATATGCTACCAGAATATGCAAGGGAAATTGCAAGTCCATTGTCTAACATCGACAAAATTACTGTTGTCGATACAGGCGGAGGAGAAGGCGGCGGTGCAAATAAAGTAACATCGTATGCAACGAACTTAATGTCTACGTTGCAAGAAACATTGAAAGCCTCTTCTGGTATCGATGTGAAGGAAATGCTGGAGAATTATTCTGGCAAAGGTACGATTCGCCCGAGCATTGATCAGTTAACGGATGAAGTGAAGGCGGCAAATGCGAAACAGTTAGTTGAACAAGAGGTAGTAGCCGACAAATTTGAATAA
- a CDS encoding MMPL family transporter — MRTLARFVTSAHKYIIFTWIAIFIVMTIFAIRLPGLLEGDGFEMDGEHADVIDIVSSTFDMPAETMFVVFDHISDDKIQTTLQNIEKLNLTSAIASPLDDDTQYTEDVSYALLHFDNQAENKADSVTAIREAIGDEKGITLTGASAISKDINTASQRDLMTAEAIGLPIAIIVLLFAFGTVVASFVPLIIGIVTVVTSFGVLTILGSQMDLSIFVLNIIPMLGLALSIDFALLFISRYREERKKSDLLEAISTTIRTAGRSIIFSAFCVFIGLGAMLIIRVAIFQNIALGGMIVVGMAVLSSVTLLPSVLIVLGDRIDKWQLLKPKTNGSDNWRTFAHRVIKRPVTITIIAFILLGIAMIPVKNMELTIPGIDALPKSYDTRQAFELMDDTFGLGEQSSVYVIAERANGWEDTAGLQAMKALEEQLEKDSLVDKVTTVFTASDISSVEQWEQAMLVPEMAAGLSSLVETFVKDKQLMIPVTLGATGDSDAAQQWARDWSEKETAWNLSIGGQPKFNQEIFDEIWDKIVYALIIIVVSTFFILMIAFRSILIPLKAILMNIIGLAATFGILVYIFQYGHFGIETGTIALIIPVLVFSLVFGLSMDYEVFLISRMQEEYANSFDNDRATVEGLATTSKIITSAALIMIVLTGAFAFTDVLPVKQIGVGIAIAVAIDATIIRLLLVPSLMKLFGKWNWWLPFGKGLYRSDNRRFEKRK, encoded by the coding sequence ATGCGCACACTCGCGCGATTTGTAACAAGCGCCCACAAATATATTATCTTTACATGGATTGCCATCTTCATTGTGATGACTATTTTTGCGATTAGGCTTCCAGGGCTGCTCGAAGGAGACGGTTTCGAAATGGACGGCGAACATGCCGATGTGATTGATATCGTATCCAGTACATTTGATATGCCAGCAGAGACGATGTTTGTCGTCTTCGATCATATTTCGGATGATAAAATTCAAACGACGCTTCAGAACATCGAAAAACTCAATCTAACGTCAGCAATCGCTTCACCGTTAGACGATGACACGCAGTACACAGAAGACGTTTCTTACGCACTGCTCCACTTCGATAATCAAGCCGAAAATAAAGCTGACAGCGTGACAGCTATTCGTGAGGCGATTGGCGATGAAAAAGGAATCACACTGACAGGTGCTTCGGCAATTTCAAAAGATATCAATACAGCTAGTCAGCGTGACTTAATGACAGCCGAAGCCATTGGTTTGCCGATTGCGATTATCGTCCTACTCTTCGCCTTCGGGACAGTCGTTGCTTCATTCGTCCCACTTATTATCGGGATTGTCACCGTCGTAACATCATTCGGCGTGCTAACGATTCTTGGTAGTCAAATGGATCTATCTATTTTTGTGTTAAATATTATCCCGATGCTCGGGCTTGCACTCAGTATCGATTTTGCTTTGCTCTTCATTAGTCGCTACCGTGAAGAACGTAAAAAAAGCGATTTGCTGGAGGCCATTTCTACAACCATCCGTACAGCAGGACGCTCCATTATCTTTTCGGCGTTTTGTGTCTTCATCGGACTAGGTGCCATGCTGATTATTCGGGTTGCTATTTTCCAAAATATCGCCCTGGGCGGCATGATTGTTGTCGGAATGGCTGTTCTTAGCTCCGTGACTCTGCTACCGTCTGTGCTCATTGTACTCGGTGACCGTATTGACAAATGGCAATTACTTAAACCTAAAACGAATGGCTCGGATAATTGGCGTACATTTGCACACCGCGTTATTAAACGACCCGTGACGATTACAATTATAGCCTTTATCCTACTCGGGATCGCAATGATTCCTGTAAAAAATATGGAGCTGACGATTCCAGGGATTGATGCGCTTCCCAAGTCATACGATACGCGTCAAGCTTTTGAATTAATGGATGACACATTCGGTCTAGGTGAGCAATCATCCGTCTATGTTATTGCTGAACGCGCTAACGGCTGGGAGGATACAGCTGGCCTTCAAGCGATGAAAGCACTTGAAGAACAATTGGAAAAGGATTCACTTGTCGATAAAGTAACAACCGTTTTCACCGCAAGTGACATCAGTTCAGTCGAACAATGGGAACAAGCCATGCTAGTGCCAGAAATGGCCGCCGGACTCTCTTCCCTTGTTGAAACATTCGTCAAGGACAAACAGCTAATGATTCCCGTAACACTTGGTGCAACAGGGGATTCCGACGCAGCCCAACAGTGGGCACGTGATTGGTCTGAGAAAGAAACGGCATGGAATCTATCCATTGGTGGACAACCAAAGTTCAATCAGGAAATTTTCGATGAAATATGGGATAAAATCGTCTATGCGCTCATCATCATTGTCGTTTCAACATTCTTTATCTTAATGATTGCTTTCCGATCGATCTTAATTCCGTTAAAAGCCATTTTGATGAATATCATCGGGCTTGCTGCAACGTTCGGGATTCTCGTCTATATTTTCCAATATGGGCATTTCGGGATTGAAACCGGAACAATCGCACTCATCATTCCTGTTCTCGTCTTCAGCCTCGTCTTTGGGCTGAGCATGGACTATGAAGTGTTCCTCATTTCACGAATGCAGGAGGAGTATGCGAATTCATTCGACAATGATCGTGCAACCGTTGAAGGGCTTGCGACGACAAGCAAGATTATCACGTCCGCTGCACTTATTATGATTGTATTGACAGGTGCATTTGCCTTTACAGACGTCCTACCAGTGAAGCAAATAGGAGTCGGTATCGCCATTGCAGTTGCGATCGACGCAACGATTATCCGCCTTCTTCTTGTGCCAAGCTTGATGAAATTATTTGGTAAGTGGAACTGGTGGTTGCCATTTGGAAAAGGATTGTACCGCTCAGATAATCGACGATTTGAAAAAAGGAAATAA
- a CDS encoding methyltransferase domain-containing protein, whose translation MTLSKKMINAQVMDRNADLFRCPICLAEMAMLDMSRLVCTHNHSFDLSKNGYVNLAPQAHMTKYDQSLFGARKTVMTSGFFDGVLDAVIKTIEGQGHAIILDAGCGEGSHLSTVVERLTGEVTGVGIDLAKEGITAAAKEYPGLIWSVADLANCPFQDDQFDTILNILSPANYAEFTRLLKPGGLFVKAVPESGYLKELRAIFYEDKEQKDDADPVARVAEHFDEISTERVIYTFPLADGLLAPLIQMTPLTWGASADKIEEALQTAIPEITIDFTLIFGVNREETG comes from the coding sequence ATGACTTTATCGAAAAAAATGATCAATGCACAGGTGATGGATCGCAATGCGGACTTATTTAGATGCCCGATATGTTTAGCGGAGATGGCGATGCTGGATATGTCACGGCTTGTTTGTACGCATAACCACTCCTTTGATTTATCGAAAAATGGGTATGTGAATTTGGCGCCACAAGCACATATGACAAAGTATGACCAGTCGTTGTTTGGGGCAAGGAAAACAGTGATGACTAGTGGTTTTTTTGATGGGGTTTTGGATGCCGTTATTAAGACGATTGAAGGCCAAGGACATGCAATTATTCTTGACGCAGGTTGTGGGGAAGGCTCCCATTTGTCAACGGTTGTTGAACGGCTCACCGGTGAAGTGACAGGTGTCGGGATTGATCTGGCGAAAGAGGGCATCACGGCTGCTGCTAAAGAGTATCCAGGTTTGATATGGAGTGTGGCGGATCTTGCGAATTGCCCATTTCAAGACGACCAATTCGATACGATTTTAAATATTTTATCGCCTGCAAACTATGCGGAGTTTACTCGTTTATTAAAACCAGGTGGCTTGTTTGTCAAAGCGGTACCGGAAAGTGGTTATTTAAAGGAGCTGAGAGCTATTTTTTATGAGGATAAAGAGCAAAAAGACGACGCGGATCCAGTGGCGCGAGTGGCGGAGCATTTTGACGAGATTAGCACAGAAAGGGTTATCTACACTTTCCCATTAGCAGATGGACTTCTTGCACCGCTTATTCAAATGACGCCACTCACATGGGGAGCGAGTGCGGACAAGATTGAAGAGGCATTGCAGACGGCTATTCCAGAAATTACGATTGATTTTACTCTTATATTTGGTGTGAACAGAGAGGAGACAGGTTGA